The sequence AACCGCGGCGTCAACCCGGACGAGGTGGTCGCCATCGGCGCCGCCATCCAGGGCGGCGTGCTGCGCGGCGATGTGAAGGACGTGCTCCTGCTCGACGTCACCCCGCTCTCCCTCGGCATCGAGACCCTGGGCGGCGTGATGACCAAGCTGATCGACAAGAACTCCACCATCCCGTGCAGAAAGAGCCAGGTCTTCTCCACTGCGGCGGACAACCAGCCGGCGGTTTCCATCCACGTCCTGCAGGGCGAGCGCGAGATGGCTTCCGACAACAAGACCCTCGGCAACTTCGAGCTCTCCGGGATCCCGTCCGCTCCGCGCGGCGTGCCCCAGATCGAGGTTACCTTCGACATCGACGCGAACGGCATCGTCCACGTCTCCGCTAAGGACCTCGGCACCGGCAAGGAGCAGTCCATCCGCATCACCGCTTCCTCCGGCCTCTCCAAGGAGGAGGTCGAGAAGATGGTGCGCGAGGCCGAGGCGCATGCCGCCGACGACAAGAAAAAGCGCGAGCTGATCGAGGCGAAGAACCAGGGGGACAACCTGGTCTACTCCACCGAAAAGTCCCTCAATGAGTTCGGCGACAAGATCGACGCTGCCGAGAAGCAGAAGATCGAGGAAGGGATCGCAGGCCTCAAGAAGGCGCTTGAGGGGACCGACCTCGACGAGATCAAGAAGGCGAGCGACAACCTCATGCAGGCATCGCACAAACTTGCCGAGGCGGTCTACGCCAAGGCCCAGTCCGCCGGTGCCGAGGGTGGCGAAGCCCACGCCGAACCGGAAGGTGGCGCAGCCAAGGGCGAGAAGGTGGTCGACGCCGACTTTGAGGAAGTGAAGGACGACAAGAAGTAAGAAATGGTTGCAAACCGGTGCCGCTTTGATAGAAGATGGCACCTTGTTAAATAACAACCGCGCAACGGGCAGCGTCTTCCGGATGGGGGACGCTGCTCTTTGTGTTACGAGGGACTAGCTTGGCTAACGGTGAAAAACAGGATTACTACGAACTGCTCGAGGTGAACAAGAACGCCTCCGAGACCGAGATCAAGAAGGCGTACCGGCGTCTGGCCATCAAGTACCACCCCGACAAGAACCCGGGAGATAAGAGCGCCGAGGATAAGTTCAAGGAGATCTCCGAGGCTTACGAGGTGCTATCCGACGGGGAGAAGCGTGCCCGCTACGACCAGTTCGGCCATGCCGGGGTGGGTGGCAACGGCTTCAACTCCGGCTTCAACGGGTTCGGCAATTCCCCCTTCGGCGACATCTTCGGGGACATCTTCGGAGAGGTGTTCGGCGGACGCCAGAAGGCCTCGCGCGGCAAGCGTGGCGACGACCTGCAGTACAACCTGGAGGTCACCTTCGAGGAGGCGGCCTTCGGGGCAGAGAAAAAGATCGACATCCCCTACGCGAAGCGCTGTGAGGCGTGCGGCGGCTCCGGTGCCAAGGCCGGGACCCAGCCGAAGACTTGCCCCACCTGTCAGGGTGCCGGGCAGATGCGCTTCCAGCAGGGCTTTTTCAGCGTTTCCAAAACCTGCTCGCACTGCAATGGCGAGGGGCGCGTAGTCGAGCATCCCTGCCCGAGCTGCCGCGGCGCGGGGACCGTGCGCGACAAGAAGACCATCTCGGTGAAGGTTCCGGCCGGGGTGGAGACCGGCATCCGCCTGAAGCTCACCGGCGAAGGGGGGCAGGGGACCAAGGGGGGCGCTAACGGCGACCTCTACGTCGCGCTCAGCGTGCGCGAACACCCGATCTTCAGGCGCGAGGACAACGACGTTATCTGCGAGATCCCCATCAGCTTCACCCAGGCGGCGCTCGGCTGCGAGATCGAGGTGCCGACCCTGGACGGCAGGGTGAACATGAAGATCCCGGAAGGGACCCAGTCCGGCGCCATCTTCAGGATGCGCGGGAAAGGGGTGCCGGCGCTGCAGGGTTACGGGCGCGGCGACCACATGGTGATCGCCAAGGTGGAGACCCCGACGAACCTGAACAAGCAGCAGCGTGAACTTCTGGAGGAGTTGGCTCGGATCAGCGGCGAGGACGTCAATCCGATGGGCAAGAACTTCTTCTCCAAGGTCATGGACATCTTCAGTTGAGAAAGGCCCTGGGCAGGGGCGCGGTGCTGGTCTTTTCCGTTCTTCTTTGGAACGGGCATCCTGCACCCGCCCTCTGCGCTCCGGCCGAGGCGACCGTCCTCGCCGATGCATCCTACCAGGGAACTCTCAGGGAAAAGATACACGGGGCGAAGAGGCGCATCATCTGCGCCTTTTACCTTTTCAAGGCCACCGATCGCAGGGGGAACGCCCCGGCGCTCATCGCCGCTGACCTCGCCGATGCGAAAAGGCGGGGAGTGGAGGTGAAGGTGATCCTCGAAGGGGACGACGAGGTGGGGCGTGAGAACCGCGCCGTCGCCGGATACCTGACGCGCAAAGGGGTGAAGGTCGTTTTCCCGCGCGGCAGAAGGACCACTCACGCGAAGGCGGTTGTAATCGACGACCGCTTCGTCCTGATCGGAAGCCACAACCTCTCCCACGCGGCGCTCACCCGCAACCGGGAGCTCTCGGTGCTGCTGGATGCACCCGAGCTCGCAGCGCAGGTGACGCGTTACCTGGAAGGGATCAGGTGAAAACCACAAGCACCACATCGGCGTCCACCTCCTTAAAAGGAGTAGCAACCTTGCTTTACCGTCGGCACGCAGCACTCAAGAAGCTCTTCTCTCCCGTTTTCCTTCTCCTTTTCCTTGCGCTTTCCTTTGCAGTCTCCGCGCACGCCTCCATCGCGACCTACCCGGAACTCCCCACCGGCTACAGTTCCATCCGGGTCTTCGACGTGCAAAATCGCTACGTCGGACGCATCCTCCCCGCCCAGCGCTACTGGGTCTCCATCGACCGCATCCCGCTCTTTCTGCGCAAGGCGCTGGTCGCCACCGAGGACGCCCGCTTCTACGAGCACGGCGGCATCGACGTGCGCGGCATCGCCCGCGCCCTCGTGAAGGACGTGGTGAAGGGGAGGCTCGCCGAAGGCGGTTCCACCATCACGCAACAGCTGATCAAGAACAAGTTCTTGACCGGGGAAAAGTCGATCGACAGGAAGGTGAAGGAAGTCCAGCTCGCCATGGATTTCGAGAAGAAGTACACCAAGGACCAGATCCTCGAGATGTACTTCAACGAGATCTACTTCGGCAACGGCGCCTGGGGAATCGCGCAGGCGGCGCGGCAGTACTTCGACAAGAACCCGGAGGAGCTGACCGAGGCGGAGTGCTCGCTTCTTGCCGGGGTGCCGAAGAACCCGGGACGCTACAACCCGCTGGGCGACCTTGCCAAGGTGAGTGCGCGTCGCAGCACCGTCCTCTCCCGCATGGTCTCGGTCAAGATGATCACCCCGCAGCAGAAACGGGCCATCG is a genomic window of Geomonas ferrireducens containing:
- a CDS encoding phospholipase D-like domain-containing protein gives rise to the protein MRKALGRGAVLVFSVLLWNGHPAPALCAPAEATVLADASYQGTLREKIHGAKRRIICAFYLFKATDRRGNAPALIAADLADAKRRGVEVKVILEGDDEVGRENRAVAGYLTRKGVKVVFPRGRRTTHAKAVVIDDRFVLIGSHNLSHAALTRNRELSVLLDAPELAAQVTRYLEGIR
- the dnaJ gene encoding molecular chaperone DnaJ gives rise to the protein MANGEKQDYYELLEVNKNASETEIKKAYRRLAIKYHPDKNPGDKSAEDKFKEISEAYEVLSDGEKRARYDQFGHAGVGGNGFNSGFNGFGNSPFGDIFGDIFGEVFGGRQKASRGKRGDDLQYNLEVTFEEAAFGAEKKIDIPYAKRCEACGGSGAKAGTQPKTCPTCQGAGQMRFQQGFFSVSKTCSHCNGEGRVVEHPCPSCRGAGTVRDKKTISVKVPAGVETGIRLKLTGEGGQGTKGGANGDLYVALSVREHPIFRREDNDVICEIPISFTQAALGCEIEVPTLDGRVNMKIPEGTQSGAIFRMRGKGVPALQGYGRGDHMVIAKVETPTNLNKQQRELLEELARISGEDVNPMGKNFFSKVMDIFS